A genomic region of Mugil cephalus isolate CIBA_MC_2020 chromosome 5, CIBA_Mcephalus_1.1, whole genome shotgun sequence contains the following coding sequences:
- the cd40lg gene encoding CD40 ligand, whose product MINTYQTSLAPPPVPPRLSRSQPVLIPTALPSHSQTSPLTRCLAGIVVLHLLLSLGGFIYLYRKDKMEHFPAGEKAAYSTSERQEMYYKSLAHMVVSKDTASSKSQGYLQWDMNQSVLRKINYYHKSWLTIFEPGDYYVYSRVTFSKEDPVQPLLSRVNLRKNETGKNKLVMEAYCSLGSGSTSVPRVCTATQGKLVTLERGDQLSVWVHNTSLVDYSEGATAFGMYKL is encoded by the exons ATGATCAACACTTACCAGACCAGCCTGGCTCCACCACCGGTGCCTCCACGACTCAGCAGGTCTCAGCCAGTTCTTATCCCAACTGCACTTCCATCACATAGCCAAACCAGCCCTCTGACCCGGTGTTTGGCTGGTATAGTGGTGCTGCATCTGTTGCTGTCTCTTGGAGGATTCATCTACCTGTACCGCAAAGACAAAATG GAACATTTTCCAGCTGGAGAAAAAG CTGCTTATTCCACCTCAGAAAGGCAGGAAATGTACTATAAATCCCTTGCTCACATGGTAGTGAGCAAAGACACAGCAAGTAGCAAATCAC AGGGTTATCTCCAGTGGGATATGAACCAGTCAGTTCTAAGGAAGATCAACTACTACCATAAAAGCTGGTTGACAATCTTTGAGCCTGGCGATTACTACGTCTACTCCAGGGTGACCTTCTCCAAAGAAGACCCTGTGCAACCACTGCTCAGCAGGGTCAACCTAAGGAAGAACGAGACGGGGAAGAACAAGCTTGTGATGGAAGCCTACTGCAGCCTGGGCAGTGGCTCTACATCTGTCCCTCGCGTCTGCACAGCAACACAGGGAAAGCTGGTCACATTGGAAAGGGGAGACCAGCTCAGTGTCTGGGTACATAACACCTCACTGGTGGACTACAGCGAAGGTGCGACAGCCTTTGGGATGTACAAACTATAG